The Paenibacillus sp. FSL R7-0204 genome includes a region encoding these proteins:
- a CDS encoding TetR/AcrR family transcriptional regulator, translated as MLKIDRRIRKSQEALKKAVIELMLEKDFDQITIQDIADRADVSRRTLYLHYTDKFDLLDKLIEEHISNVREICESSDDAAGYTEMGLVWFEYFERHSMFFSVLLGSKGSVFFRGRFLEFFLGELEKDKSLSGESGKESAKIRNVDIQFLGSAIVGVVEWWFKNGQPLPPDVMAQRIGNLLERNLEAR; from the coding sequence GTGTTAAAGATTGACCGGAGAATACGCAAGTCCCAGGAAGCCTTAAAAAAGGCTGTAATTGAGCTGATGCTGGAGAAGGATTTTGATCAAATTACAATACAGGACATTGCCGATAGAGCGGATGTCAGCCGAAGAACCCTTTATCTTCACTACACAGACAAATTTGATCTTCTGGACAAGCTCATAGAAGAGCATATCAGCAATGTACGCGAAATCTGTGAAAGTTCTGACGATGCTGCCGGGTATACCGAAATGGGATTGGTGTGGTTTGAATATTTTGAGAGGCATTCGATGTTCTTCTCTGTGCTGCTGGGGAGTAAAGGCAGCGTTTTTTTCCGGGGGCGGTTTCTTGAATTCTTCCTCGGCGAGCTGGAGAAGGATAAGAGCCTGTCCGGAGAGAGCGGCAAGGAGTCAGCCAAAATCAGAAATGTGGACATCCAGTTTCTGGGATCGGCAATCGTTGGGGTAGTGGAATGGTGGTTCAAGAATGGACAGCCGCTCCCTCCAGACGTAATGGCACAGCGGATCGGGAACTTGCTGGAGAGAAATCTTGAGGCAAGGTGA
- a CDS encoding NAD(P)H-binding protein has product MKIAIIGATGGTGRKVMEQALAAGHEVIAVVRRPEALSPATGLTIRQGDVFDTG; this is encoded by the coding sequence ATGAAAATTGCAATTATCGGAGCCACTGGAGGAACGGGAAGAAAAGTAATGGAGCAGGCACTTGCAGCGGGACACGAGGTGATAGCTGTGGTACGCAGACCGGAGGCGCTCTCCCCTGCAACGGGGCTCACTATACGCCAAGGGGATGTATTCGACACTGGGTGA